The Herbaspirillum sp. RTI4 genome has a segment encoding these proteins:
- the rnhA gene encoding ribonuclease HI, producing MAETNAGKVEIFSDGACKGNPGRGGWGALLVADGKEKEIFGGESNTTNNRMELKAVIEALTTLNRPCQVVVYTDSQYVQKGISEWIHGWKARGWKTAAREPVKNVDLWQALDAIQVQHTIEWRWVRGHAGHPGNERADVLANRGVTSPGG from the coding sequence ATGGCAGAAACAAACGCAGGAAAAGTGGAAATATTTTCCGATGGCGCCTGCAAGGGCAATCCTGGGCGGGGCGGCTGGGGAGCCTTGCTGGTCGCCGACGGCAAAGAGAAGGAAATATTTGGTGGCGAGTCCAATACCACCAATAACCGGATGGAACTGAAAGCCGTCATCGAGGCGCTGACGACACTGAACCGGCCTTGTCAGGTCGTGGTGTACACCGATAGCCAGTACGTCCAAAAAGGCATCAGCGAATGGATTCACGGCTGGAAGGCGCGCGGCTGGAAAACGGCGGCCCGCGAACCGGTCAAGAATGTCGATTTGTGGCAGGCGCTCGATGCCATCCAGGTGCAACACACTATCGAATGGCGCTGGGTGCGCGGCCATGCCGGCCATCCCGGTAATGAGCGCGCCGACGTACTGGCCAATCGGGGCGTGACCTCGCCCGGCGGATAA
- a CDS encoding class I SAM-dependent methyltransferase, translating to MRQAVTEEPIIDLAAWLQTPGGIYVREWEHACLNRLTADIFGFNAVQIGAPGIDALAANRMPYRFVSDATPPSASASVSQAAVTLPQALIHDFSELPFASQSLDLVILPHVLEFSAAPHQVLREVERVLIPEGQLIICGFNPLSLWGLRRSVARLTGAHFLPQGGDFIHLSRLKDWLELLDMEVGRGDYGCYAPYFATDKWLRRFHFMETVGSRWWPYLGAVHIVRAIKRVKGMRLVGPARFRQKSKARQAVPATNKVRENNKGE from the coding sequence ATGAGGCAGGCTGTGACAGAAGAACCGATTATAGACCTCGCTGCCTGGCTGCAAACGCCGGGTGGCATTTACGTGCGCGAATGGGAGCACGCTTGCCTGAACCGGCTGACGGCCGATATTTTTGGTTTTAATGCGGTGCAGATAGGCGCGCCCGGGATTGATGCACTGGCCGCTAACCGCATGCCGTATCGCTTTGTGAGTGACGCTACGCCGCCGTCGGCATCGGCATCGGTATCGCAAGCTGCCGTGACGCTGCCCCAGGCGCTGATCCATGACTTCTCCGAATTGCCGTTCGCTTCTCAAAGCCTGGATCTGGTGATATTGCCGCATGTGCTGGAATTTTCTGCCGCGCCGCATCAGGTCTTGCGTGAGGTGGAGCGGGTACTGATTCCGGAGGGGCAGCTCATCATCTGTGGTTTCAATCCGCTCAGTTTGTGGGGCTTGCGCCGTTCCGTGGCGCGTCTGACCGGGGCGCATTTCCTGCCGCAAGGCGGGGATTTCATTCATCTCTCGCGGCTCAAGGACTGGCTGGAACTATTGGACATGGAAGTCGGACGTGGCGATTACGGTTGTTACGCGCCGTATTTTGCGACCGACAAGTGGCTGCGGCGCTTCCATTTCATGGAAACGGTCGGCAGTCGCTGGTGGCCGTATTTGGGCGCGGTTCATATTGTCAGGGCAATCAAGCGTGTCAAAGGCATGCGGCTGGTGGGGCCAGCCCGCTTCCGGCAAAAATCCAAGGCGCGTCAGGCAGTTCCGGCTACCAACAAGGTCAGGGAAAACAACAAGGGCGAATGA
- the dnaQ gene encoding DNA polymerase III subunit epsilon produces the protein MRQIILDTETTGLNARSGDRIIEIGCVEMVNRQLTGNNFHRYINPERDSEEGALAVHGLTTAFLSDKPRFAEIAAEFREYLRDAEIVIHNAPFDLGFLEAEFALLGLPPFREHVASILDTLPMARELHPGRRNSLDALCDRYEISNAHRTLHGGLLDAALLAEVYLAMTRGQNSLGMELDDAPESDADGAIIELPPLAPVLVRLASAAEQQQHEAMLDSLDKESRGQCVWRKEVEVPAVAAS, from the coding sequence ATGCGACAAATCATTCTCGATACTGAAACAACCGGCCTCAACGCCCGCTCCGGCGACCGGATCATCGAAATCGGCTGTGTGGAGATGGTCAACCGGCAGTTGACCGGTAATAATTTCCATCGTTATATCAACCCTGAGCGCGATTCCGAAGAGGGCGCGCTGGCGGTGCATGGACTGACTACCGCCTTTCTGAGCGACAAGCCGCGCTTCGCCGAGATCGCCGCCGAATTCCGTGAATATCTGCGCGATGCGGAAATCGTGATTCACAACGCGCCGTTCGACCTTGGCTTCCTGGAGGCCGAATTTGCCTTGCTCGGCTTGCCTCCCTTCCGTGAGCACGTCGCTTCCATCCTCGATACCTTGCCGATGGCGCGGGAACTGCATCCGGGACGTCGCAATTCACTCGATGCACTCTGCGACCGTTACGAAATTTCCAATGCCCACCGCACCTTGCACGGCGGTTTGCTGGATGCGGCACTGTTGGCGGAAGTGTATCTGGCGATGACGCGCGGTCAGAACAGCCTCGGCATGGAATTGGACGATGCCCCCGAATCGGATGCCGACGGTGCCATCATCGAACTGCCGCCACTGGCACCGGTGCTGGTGCGCTTAGCGTCTGCCGCAGAGCAACAGCAGCATGAAGCCATGCTCGATAGTCTGGACAAGGAGTCGCGCGGGCAGTGCGTGTGGCGCAAAGAAGTCGAAGTTCCAGCCGTTGCCGCGAGCTGA